Below is a genomic region from Paenibacillus rhizovicinus.
CGTATGACCTCCGGTAGCAGTGTCAGCAGCTCGCTGATGTTCTTCTCTTCCGCGATCCGCCCGACGAAGGCGATGAGGCGGTCTTGCTCCCCGATGCCGAGGTCCGCCTTGATTTGCCTGCATTCTTCCGGCGACATGGTCTGTTGGAATTCGCGTAAGGCGATTCCGGTCGGAATGACGTGAATCGGTTTGCTGACGCCATAGCCGATCAAGGTCTTCCTTGTCTTGTTCGTTGCCGTAATGATGCCGTCCAGCGGATTCAGCAGCTTCCTCGTGATGATGGCCGAAACGTTCTTCGAGATGATGCCGAACCACACATAATCCAAGTAATTCTCGTACATCGTATGATACGTATGCACATGCGGGATATTCAATTTATTCGCGATGGACCGGGAAGCCAGCATCATCGAAAATTCGGTTTGCGAATGAATCACGTCCGGTTCCCACGCGATGACTTCGCGCAGAAGCTTATTGAAGAACGGAATTTTGACCCTGGCATCCGGATAGATGCCGGTTCGAATCGACTTGACATAGTAGATGTCGCCAACGGTCATGTCCCGCCCGGTAGGCGATAAAGTCAAGATACGGACATCATGTCCGGCCTGTTTCAATTCGTTGTATAAATGGTTGACCGAAGTGACGACGCCGTTAATGACAGGAGAATAAGTATCCGTTGTAATTAATATTTTCATGATTCGATCCTCCTGCAAACTGTCGAATTAATCATGCGTTTGTGTTGGTTTCCCGGGATAGCGGCCGTTCCCGTTCCTTGGCGCGCGCGAACTTGCCGGTCAATCGGAAGACGAATTCCCCGATCGCAATTCCGGATACGACGTCCGCGATCACATGCTGCTTGATGAACATGGTCGACAAGATGATCAACCAGGCCATGGCGGCGACCGCAAACCGGACACGCTTGGACAATATTCCCGCGGCACGCAGCAATACATAGCTCGTAATCACATGAATGCTGGGAAAGCCGTTATACGGTTCGTCCAGCTTATAGGTGATCGGGACAAAATAATTCCAGCCTTTGCCGAGCGTCGGCCGCGGAACATGCGTCGGATAAACCAGGAAAACGATATTCGCCAACAGAATGCCGATGCATACGGCTGCGAGCGACCGGTAATAAGCCGTACTGCTCTTCCAGAACACCAGAGCGAGAACGAGCAACAGAAACGGATACCAGAAGAAATAAAAGACGGAGAACACCGGCACGAACGGCGTAATGCGATCGAAATGCGTCGACAGCACATGCTCGACCGGTTTCTTATGATCCTGCAAGGCATATAACAGGCTGATCAACGGAATGGACAGGAGCCATAGAAGCGGTGCTTGCTTCCTCAGCAGTTTCAAGTAAATCCCCCCTTCTATAACATGTATGATGGATGCAAAGGGGTTAGTGCCTCCAATCGCCGATTCATACGGGAATAACGTAAAAGGGCACCCGTCTGGGTGCCGTATTCGACTAAAAGCAGCCTGGCAATCGCCTTGATGTGATAACTCTACTGCCGAGATATTAAAAATGTATAAACAATCGATTAATTTATAAATAAGATTGCTGCGCTAGGGTCGGAAACGGTTTTCATAGCGCCAGGAGACATGTCAAAAAAGCCTGATCGTCATCAGGCTTTCCGCTGCTGCCATTATTCTTTGAACCGGTATCCCGTGCCCCAGACCGTCTCGATATACGCCGGATTGGCGGCATCCGTCTCGATCTTCTCGCGTATTTTCCGAATATGCACCGTAACGGTTTGCAAATCCCCCATCGCGTCGATGCCCCAAATACGCTCGAACAGATGGTCCTTGCTGAATACGCGGCCGGGATGGCTGGCAAGGAAGTACAGCAGATCGAATTCTTTGGTCGTCAGCACCGTCTCTTTCTCGTTGACGAGCACCTTG
It encodes:
- a CDS encoding glycosyltransferase family 4 protein translates to MKILITTDTYSPVINGVVTSVNHLYNELKQAGHDVRILTLSPTGRDMTVGDIYYVKSIRTGIYPDARVKIPFFNKLLREVIAWEPDVIHSQTEFSMMLASRSIANKLNIPHVHTYHTMYENYLDYVWFGIISKNVSAIITRKLLNPLDGIITATNKTRKTLIGYGVSKPIHVIPTGIALREFQQTMSPEECRQIKADLGIGEQDRLIAFVGRIAEEKNISELLTLLPEVIRKHESVKLLIVGGGPYAAILEEQIRELGLEKHVIMTGMVPPADVYKYYKTAEIFVNASTSETQGLTYIEALSSGCPVVCKYDPCIDGVIEQGFNGYAYRKPSEFAPYIHAILSDVELRERMSDNALSKANEYSSSVFANHVLDTYTSVLRASREARVPFAQRLKFIVRRR
- a CDS encoding phosphatase PAP2 family protein; this encodes MKLLRKQAPLLWLLSIPLISLLYALQDHKKPVEHVLSTHFDRITPFVPVFSVFYFFWYPFLLLVLALVFWKSSTAYYRSLAAVCIGILLANIVFLVYPTHVPRPTLGKGWNYFVPITYKLDEPYNGFPSIHVITSYVLLRAAGILSKRVRFAVAAMAWLIILSTMFIKQHVIADVVSGIAIGEFVFRLTGKFARAKERERPLSRETNTNA